In a single window of the Bacillus horti genome:
- a CDS encoding Gfo/Idh/MocA family protein has translation MTKLKVAVIGAGSIAKYRHLPEYKANPQTEIVAICDINEARAKEMAAHYEIKHVFTDYKELLKEDLDIVSVCLPNYLHAPVSIAASEAGCHVLVEKPMATSSEEAEAMIAAAKQAGKLLMVGHNQRFVPSHQKAKELLASGELGKVHTFRTAFGHGGPEGWSADGKDSWFFRKEEAFIGAMGDLGVHKADLIRHILGEEVVEVGAMVEQTAKENSDVDDNAICILKTESGIIGTLTASWSYKGQEDNSTIIYAEKGSIRLEDDPEYSVIINYLDGTKDKQALGKIQTNEDGGQNNSGVIDHFVTSILNGTEPLITGEEGKKSLEVILGALKSSESKQIIRLR, from the coding sequence ATGACTAAGCTAAAGGTTGCTGTAATTGGAGCTGGAAGTATTGCAAAGTATCGTCATCTGCCCGAGTATAAAGCTAATCCTCAAACAGAAATCGTCGCTATTTGTGACATAAACGAAGCTCGAGCCAAAGAAATGGCTGCTCATTATGAAATTAAACATGTTTTTACGGATTACAAAGAATTGTTAAAGGAAGATCTGGATATTGTAAGCGTTTGTTTACCCAATTATTTACATGCGCCTGTATCCATCGCAGCCTCAGAAGCTGGCTGTCACGTATTAGTTGAAAAACCTATGGCCACTAGCTCTGAGGAAGCGGAAGCCATGATTGCAGCTGCTAAACAAGCAGGAAAACTTTTAATGGTCGGACATAACCAACGATTTGTTCCCTCTCATCAAAAAGCAAAAGAGCTTCTTGCGTCAGGGGAACTAGGAAAAGTACACACCTTCAGAACAGCATTTGGTCACGGTGGACCAGAAGGCTGGAGTGCTGACGGCAAGGATAGCTGGTTTTTCCGTAAAGAAGAAGCATTTATTGGGGCCATGGGTGACCTTGGTGTGCATAAGGCAGACCTCATCCGCCATATTCTCGGCGAGGAAGTTGTTGAGGTTGGAGCCATGGTCGAGCAGACAGCCAAAGAAAATTCTGATGTGGATGATAATGCTATCTGTATCTTAAAAACGGAAAGCGGAATCATTGGTACATTAACGGCAAGCTGGTCCTATAAAGGGCAAGAAGACAACTCTACGATTATTTATGCGGAAAAAGGAAGCATTCGCCTTGAGGATGATCCTGAGTATTCCGTTATCATCAATTATCTTGATGGAACAAAGGATAAGCAGGCTTTAGGTAAAATTCAAACTAATGAGGATGGCGGACAGAATAACTCAGGGGTTATAGACCATTTCGTGACTTCTATTCTGAATGGAACTGAGCCTTTAATCACGGGTGAGGAAGGTAAGAAGTCCTTAGAGGTTATTTTAGGAGCACTTAAGTCTAGCGAATCTAAACAAATTATTCGTTTAAGGT